ggtttctttttggtctgtttgtctgtctttttttctgatGATGGAATTTTCCATGGATGTCTTTGCATGGGCCCTTTCAGCACGTAGGGGGATCAGTGCCATGATTTTGTTCCCACTTTTGGTGCAAATGGTCACAGCTGCAGGGTTTATATTAGCTCTTTAGTCTTAAGTGCTTCAAAAATACATCTGTTATACAAGTCTCCAAGTGCCTCAAGAACACGTCATAAATGAATGTGTAGAACGAAGGCAGTTCTCCTCTTGGCTGGACAAGTATTGTGAATACACAGTGATTCTTTTGAAAGCGAGACTCTCCTAAGAGCTATGGTgttgattaatttaatacagtttaaaaatgacccacaaaaaaaaattgatctGGAGTTATTTTTACTCTGAAGAATATGAAGACCCTTAATCCTGCTCAGGTGTTGAAACTTTCACGGCTCTCCATTTGCGTCACTGGCCCATGTAATCCTGTCAACATGGaaacttctctttctttgcagtCATATTTTAGTTCTGATAGCTTTTCAACAGCTTGCTTATCTTGTTCTTTCTTCGTTTCTCCCTAGTTTACAGTTACTGTCCAGATTGTCATCTCttcaaaaaaatactttttttgttttcccaCAAGTGCGTGATTGAGTTGGTAACAGTGTGtcctgttgtttttttgtttgtttttgtttgtttttaggttTTCATAGAGCTGAGTCACATTAAAAAGTGCAATACAGTGAAAGGAGTCTTTGTCCTGGAGGAGTTTGGTAATTACCCCCATTTTGATTCTAGGCCTGTACGCGACACAGCAGTAACCCAGTCACATAAAGAGCAGAGAAGTTATCGTGTTCAGTACTGTTAGATGTGGCGATCTGAGCAACTGTAAGAGATTTAGGAGCAAAGGTTATATATAAGACAGTAGGACCGTTGTTTTTAGCTGTTGCTCCTGTAATGCACAGTCTATGAATGACGTTACATGAAACGTAACGCCCAAAATGAACCAGATCCTATCTGCCTGCAGAATCCTGTTCCCCTTGGACCCAAAGCCATTGTATTGGCTGAGACAGCGgtgtattaattattaatgttagaGTTAGAGTATTAACACTAGAGATTATATATTCAAGTATGTATGCTcatttcctccatttgtactTTGCCATCTAGAAATGCTCGCTTAACATTAATatgtaaaaacacaaataatgtaatataaatattaaatgtgctCTTTAAAcaaatgtgcatttttcatACTCTACGTGATAATTTTGTGATCCATACATTCACTATCAACTGAAACGActgattagattttttttttagcgttAAATTCTAGttatatatttaatcaaatatgtaTTGGTTATAATGTGAAAATACTTATCACTctgttaaaatattgttttttattattcacaTATCATACTGTATTgtagaaaacatttaaatcaaaCGTATCCCTTTTTGTGTTTTCAGTGCATCTTCTTCAGTTAGCAAGCTAACAGCTTTATGTAGTGTTAACTGGTTAAGAAATGCTCTGTTTATTAGCTAAAACAAGATACCATTATACCTCTGGCATGGAGGAAAAGGAAAAGGATTCTTCCGGTGGATAAGGTCTTGCACGCCTTCAGCAGCTTTGAGGAAATGCACAGTTCAAGTGCTTTTGTGACGAATTAACTGATCAGCTCCATTTTAGATTGTAGTTGTTTCCTTTGATACTTCTTTTGGAGGAGGAATCATAGGTTTTCATCAAGAATACTGCTTTAAGTGATGCTTCAACTAAAACTGTCAGTTTCCAGAATAGAAGTCTTTATAGAGTTAGATAATAACTAAACCATGTAGAGATTGCTTTTGGAGATATGTACAATGAAGGAGGTGCAGTGTACTGAATGAAGTCTCTTCTGTAGTCATAGAGTCGGCTCTAGACTGGGTTAGTGCTGTGTCTTTGTGCTTCCTTTTTGTAATCCGCCCCTCATCTTTGCTGCTATGAAAACCTTCATTCTCCAGCAGGTAAAGTGCTGTCACCTTTatcttttcttcttctctttcttaACCTGTCCTCCTCATTTAACTCTACATCTGTCATCATCTCTCGTACATCCTTTTTCACCACTAATGGCTGTCAACTGCTCATCTGCACTGCACTGCCTTGATGTCAGATGTCGCTTCTCCTAGACTCGAGTTTATACACTCATGCCTGTAGTAAAAGTCATTCCATAAGTGATGGAAAAAACCCCAGCAGACCCCGGATTTCCTTCCAACTTTAACTTTCAATGATATTCCCTTTCttgctttctctctttctgattTCTCCATCTATCCCCCACCACTTTGTATCTTTTTTCCTCTGGCTTTCTTTCTCCTCCTTGAGCCTGCCTTGATTCAGTTTCCCATTGCATAAGAGTTTCTCAGTCTTGTGGGAAATGTCTACTGATGATAAATCCTGTTCAGTCATATGATCTTTATGTGAGTGCTGCTCCTCTGCTGCAAGATTCAGTGCTCTGTAGCTCTGTCTGAAATGTGCAGGGGTCAGATAtagattattaatatttatttgtcattgGCCGTATGTATGCCTCCTCtcttctctatctctctctctctctctctctttctgtctctatcactctttctttctctctgtttctgcCCCCTGCCCTTGAATATCTTATATTTGTTATTCCAATGCTgttgaactttttattttgtgtcttGCACTGGGATTTGCAGTTCCTGAAACTAAAGAAGTGGTGATCCATAAGTACAAGACTCCTATGGTAAGACTTCAGTATTCATGTTTTACGGGGTGACACCAATGAAAAGTAGTACAGAAAATACAGatatagaagaagaaaaaacatgcTTGGGATTTTAAGAGTGAATATCAAGATTGTTCAAATAACGATTGCAGTTAACCAGGAAATCAATCTTTTTACCCAGCCCTACAATATGGTATAGAGCAATGTGTGGgtttttttgttgatgttttttttggcATAACAGCTGTGAACACTTCTGTCTCGGACAGGCACACCAGATCTGTTACTCGGTGCTCTGCCTCTTCTCCTACATGGCGGCGGTCAAGGGGAAAGAGTCAGAGggcaagcccaagatgctgtcCCCTCGTCCACTACCGAGCTAGCACACTTGTCTCCTATGTTTACTTCAACCCTTCAGCTCCTGAACTCCCTGCAATACTACTCCTGTTCAATACAAGCTGACACTCCTGCCAAGCTCCTTTTAAAGACCTCTGCTCCTGTACCAATTCAAATGTAGATGCATTCACATATTCAACACATTCGTCCTAAAAGAAACAACCTGTTCATATAATGTATCTGATATAGTATTCCAGTCCTTGGACACTAAAATGCTGGCATTTCATTCTCATAATGTGGACAAACCAGAAGAAGAACAGACTTTTGACTACTATTGGTTGACGTCCTCACATTTgtacacttttatttatttcaataagaGGCATTTGGGTGCATGCAGGTCCCATGCGCAGCTCTTGTGAGTTGGCACTGGCACTGGCATGCAGACATCAGGCAAACGTCTTTCCCCTCTTCAACCCCCTCTGATATCAGTCAACAGGCtgtgtatttaatatttatgtgctAAGTTGTACTGTAAATTCCAGTCTGTTTTGTCTGTGGTGGGTGAAATGTTCAAGTCTTTGCAATCTAGTGCTGCCACGTATGAGGGGTTTGCCTTAACCGTCCAACGACGGAGCAGCTGTCCCATTCATAAATGTTCCATACGCCCTCCTCCACCTGCTATAAGTGGTCTAAGGTCTGTGTATCTCTTTAGCTCAAAATGCTCAAACTACTGTACTAGTTCTGCTGTAAAGTTCCCTGTCTGTGAACTGCTGTGTTAAATTTGCATGtcacctggaaaaaaaaaaaaaaaaaaaagaatatttaaaaaaggaatCTGTACATCTCTGAAGCAATGCTGAAAAAGCAACTAAAATGTTTAGGAAAAACTGTAGTGTTTTCTAGATGTGCAATACTATCACTAGTGGGTACCAAGAACAAGTCCAGTCATGTCCTCAGAGTTCATCCACTGTCCTCCTGTGTTCATAATGAGGAGACCAGAGAGCAGATCAGGCATCATGTTTTCTGTTCAtttgttgtcattattttgaCACAGCAATGAAAAAAGGCATTATTAATCTATAAGACAGCTGCATTTGGAGATTGTTTAAATAGTGATGGAAAAGTCTCGTGTCCAGAATGTCCTGTTTGAAGTGTCCTCttcctgtttgtgtgtgtctgtgtctgtgggattgtgtgtgtttgtgttagaAACACAGATGGCAAGAGATTGTGTCTGTTCATATAGGTGCAGATTTTCTTGTTTCATCTCTTTTTGACTACTAGATTTGGCAGTACAGCtgtcacatttacatattttaatgttcttttATGTTCTGctcacatttttaataatttaaatgtatgaagTGTTGTTTTGCATCTCCATTAAATTCAGTTGTTGAATGCAGACTGTAAATGGACTTGAGCCCACTCAATATTGGTTTAGAGATGTAAATAGCACAAAACTGATTTCCCAGTGTCCAAGTCTCCCAAAACGGATGTTTTGAGTTGGACAGTGGATCAGGTCTGTTGTTTGAAAGTGTGAGAGAGATACAGTTGCACATTATTTGGGCTTTCATTTTAGTCTGTATTGTTTAGAACAAGAGGGAAAGGAAAAAATAGAGACATGGATGTaaatatttcagcatttaaaaatatttatagaaCCTGTACAGCTTtggcaatatgaaaataaaagatgTCCAACCCGACTCTGTGACTCTGCGTATTGTTATTATTCAGCGGtcacataatacattttttatttattaagggaTTATATTTGCCTCTTAGAATTTTTTTCTGACCATATAAAAACCAAGTTTATTTAGCTTTTAAAAAGCCATTTGTCAAATACTTTAATTGGATAACTAACTATAAAATCgtcaaatataaatgtaacattgcCATAACACAATAATCACCACTATAAATTTTGGAGTCAACATATTCAAAAACTGTCCCAGCAGATGTATAAGCACAGCATGTGAGTTTTTGTGTAAGTGCATGaatgaaaaagaaatgtgaCAACTctgtatattataaatgtattttattggcattttggggggaaaaaagaatcTCTGTCAGAGTCCTCCTAAATCATTGTAACACTTTGTAACACCagagcatttatatatatatatatatatatatatatataaacattgcaTTGTTACGTGGATTCCCATCCAGAAAAGCCCACTGGAGATGCTCAAAATCCTGAGCTttttaaatatcaacattgtGCATTTACAAAAAATGAGGCAATTTACTAATTAGTCATTAGCCACATGAGCTATATTTGCATTGTTGCTGCATTAGTACAAATTCGccagtttttctttctttaaaaatatcatatttgaGGCCTTTCATACGATGGCCGAGctagagctcaacgcgctgcaacttcagaaaacacatgcacatagaaaaagcaccagcaaatcaaaaAACATCTTCACCAGTTTGCCAGCAGGTGCAAACAATTAAAGAAACGCACTgtaaatgctcacaacacaaccaaataaagaattttatttgcagtgcgtttctttctttgtttgtgttgtgagcatttgcagcatacgtcttgtcaaattgatgaagttgttttctgaatttgcaggtgtttttttttttctatttgcaatGCGTTGAGgactctcggccaccgtacttTCAAGTATCAAAGAGCTTAAGGTCTACTGGCCTACAATCAGTAAACGAGTACCGATGAACTATCCAATCTCCATACAGTATATCAAAACAGAGACACTTTGTTTTGGACATcagcttataaaaaaaaaaaaaaaattgtaccacaaaaacatttatctcTTTAAGAGGCAATGTCTTGTCATTGTCCGAACCACTATTTACAATACAAGCAAATATAAACTGTATGGTTCACTAGAGAATAAAGGGGAAGCTACCAACTACCATTAATCGTGATTGGTCTTACAAGAATGTTTGTGTGGAGGAGAGGGAAAAGTACTGACCGTTAAAACAATAATCCCTGTAAGACAAACAAAGGTTGGCTaaaaagttttagttttgttgACACCATGTGTGAAATACATAAAAGCTAAAAGGGGAAATTATATACATCACTAACTAAATCTCAAACTGTGCCAGAGATGTCACTTTTGTTGCAACATGGACTATATGACTGATGAAAACATTAGTGCTTCAGAATAAACCCATTGTATTAGTTCAAACTAGTACCATAATTTGGGCAGTTGTCCATACATATGCTAAACATTtagttttaaacaaaatttcACCATCACTTGTGATCGTCATAAACATATTAAGACTAAAACCGAATTACCTCTGGTAAACTGTCCCTTATACCAAAGACCAAGTAATGCGTCAAGACAGAAAATGACTATTTTCTAAGTGCAAGAAAGAGCTGTAGACTCCAAGAGCCCTTCAGTAAAAGGCCGCGATTATAGTATTATATTAACTACAGAAGAACAAATATCCACTTTTCAAAACTGAAATGCCTGACAGAAAATATCCCTAGGCCCTGAAGCTTTCTACAGTGAAGAGATGTTTTTAAAGTTGTCACGAAGCAACACTAGCCCAAAACCAGAGTACAGATTAGACATCAACTTTGCTTTCTATCATAACTGTCACTGTGGATGATGAAGAGAAGTGTCTAGCTATCTCCACGGACAGCTTTCTGGAGGATCCTGAGACGGGACATGACCTCATCCCAGTCCAGATATGCTCCTTCAAGATGTCTTGAGTTCTGGCCTCGTGACAGGTAGCTCTTTCGGCCATGCAACAGACGCCAGTTATCAAAGGTCACCAAGTCACCTGCGCAGAGATTAAATGAACAACCAGCATCAGTCCCAtatttatacatgcaatgtCATATTTGGTTAAGTAAGAAGGCTAGCAGCAAAGGGAAATCTTTTGGGATAATATAGGATAATTCTAgtgaacatttttgaaaaccctggcattagatttaaaatagaaaagtttcCAAAGCCTGAGCCTAATCCCAAATTCATAAACCTAAAACCCTTCATCTTTGCCTATTATGCAATTACGACTGtcaactataatacaaatgtgAGCTATAACAACCGTAATCTGATTAGGTAAATAGGTGAACTGTGTGGCTGTTTCTGACCACACTGACCTGGTTCCATTCTGTACGTGAACACGTTTTCAGGTCTGCTGAGGAGCTCCACAAAGGCCTTTAGAGACGAGTAGAAAGGCTGAACCTGATGCACAGGCATATCCAGCACCGAGTCTCGTGTGGCGTTGTTATAGTTGATCCTCGTCACTCGACCCTCAGAGTCCACACTGCACATTACATACAAGCTTGTATTGAAAGTTACAAGGATTTTTGAGAACTACTACAGTGTGTTGCTGTTGTTTAGAATTGCATGGGAAAGAGCAACCACAGCACAATTTTCCCTGCTGGAAAAACAGTTAAAACCAGCCTAAGCTGgtttgctggttttagctggtcagaaggctggttttagaggggttttgGCCAATTCTTTAGCTGGTCAGGCTGGGAGACTAGCTAAAACCACCTGCttccagcttaaaccagctaagaccagTCAACCAGCTTTTTTCTTCAGCAGGGTTGTGTTACACTGAAGGTGGGGGAAAATTTGATGACACATTTATAACCTAATAAACGCATTCATTTGTAGAAATTTCGCTCTTATGAGTCTCAGTTCCATAACTAACCACCAGATGGTGTTGATTTACACTATTTACGTACAGTGAGTTTTGATGACCATGAGATGTGACAAAACTAATCCATTGCATTAGCTATGCGTGATTATGTGAGTATGTATGCGTCTGCTGGAGCCACAGTCTGTCTTACTCTATAATGTGGTTTTTGGACTGCACACTGAAGTCACAGTAGTCAGCACCGCTGTCTGTGAAATCCACCCTGAGAGAGGAGAGGATGTTAAACGCCTCAGGATCCTCCCTGCGGAGCTGCTCCGCCATGTGAAACCCATCAACCGCTTCACTCTCTCCACCCTGATCAGCCTGACGGACACAATGCAGGAACTGTACCTACAACAAGAGAAATTACAACAGCAGTCCTCTTGagaaatcaattatttattctATTATCTATTTAGGTTGTACTAATTCTAATTAGCTtaatctataaaaataaaaacacagtgGAGGGAAGTCCCCTCATAATCTAAAGAAGACATATTCACCTTGATGAGTAACACAGCATAGTATGGTTggtattatgtatgtatgtatatgtgtgtgtgtgtgtgtgtgtgtgtgtgaactgatatggtttatgaggacacaaatctgtataataacatgggaaCTACAacgtgaaggtggtttatgaggacactacCTATGTCCCTGTAAaccaaaaggcttaaaaaaaaaaacacacatactaaatggtgtttttttgaaaatctaaaaaatgcacaaagtttcctgtaaggcaGGGATGGGCAACTTCGGTCCAAAGTTGCCCATTCCTGCTgtaaggtgtagggttggtgtagggcaggcatcctcaaatcagttttgctctaaccctaatcaaacacacctgagcatgctattcagagtcttcaggatcattagaaaatcacaggtaggtgagtttgatcagggttggagctaaactctgcagcagattggccctccagggaaagatttgaggaaccctggtgtagggcaatagcacatacagtttgtacagtataaaaaccattacgcctatggagagtccccgtaaaccacaaatgcgagtttgtttgtgtgtgtcagaaCTCACTCCAGGTGGATGGTGCAGAGCAGGGTAATCTGTGTGCAGGCTCAACTCTCCAGAAGTGTAGGCAACATTGTTAGCCATGGGCTTGTCCTGCACTTGCCAtgtgtgtctgtaaaatcacagAGGAGGCGATGGATCAGAACAGGTGACTATGGGCTTGTAAAGTTTTACTGCATTTctccatttatttattgtaggaAACCACAGCAGTAAAATACTTACTTGATTTAGTATGGTCTTGAGAGTCAATTTAAAGACTAAGGAATCTCTTCAATGAACAAAGCAGACATTTTTGTTATGGCAACGCAGTGCAAGAAATtaatagtgatttttttttttttttttggtagtgaATTCTTGAAACTACTCACTGCAAAGCAAAAATGACTACATGTAATTactattttagtcttttttatttttttaagtaaatgtgtaaattaagcttgttttcaaaaaatatatattgtatttttatatatcttaAATATTTTCCCCATTGACAAAATGGGGattatataatgttacagaGATCACTGCTTGCTTATCCAGAACCAGCCTTTTTGATTCAGATGAGTTCTTcagacacttaaaaaaaatacttcttTACACTGTGCCCACAAAAAAAGCAGTTTTGGTAACCTAGACTAATtttagatttctatttaaaaaaaaataaataaaaaaattatctttttatcaaattgaaaacaaaggAAAGAAGAGGAGTATTCGTGGCTTTTCAAAAGGAAATGAAGTAGATTAGTGGTATCAATAAGGCTACATTAGACACCAGAATCCTCCTCCTTCAGTCTGAAGATCCCTAGCCAGTGAAATCTTGATTTGGCAGATGCAGTGCTTTTTGTTCCAGTCTGGGTCAGGTGAAGCTGCTCTTTGGCCAGTTTGAGCGAGCTCCTGGGGCTAGTGCAGTGTTAAATCATTCAGCCTGTCACTTAACAGGTGTCAGCTGAGAGGGAGTTCACATCCCTGGATTTGTGATTAGAGCCAGAAGCTTACAGTGTGTCGGTCTCTGTTCTGTCTCTTCTCTCCAGCtcctctatctgtctgtcctaGGCTATGGTTTCCATTCACTCATCCttacttattaaaaatgttctctGCGTGATCTTGTGAGAGGCTTTGGTGTTTGGCaagaaaataaatcagaatCTCAAtggttttttattaataaaatgggCTCGGTAAGTCTAGAGCAATGGAACAAGTTTAAATGAGTGTAAAGCAAAGCTCTTTCACATCATTTCCCATTCATTCAAATGCCATCagagacgtttttttttttttttttctttgaaaacgGAACATTGTTCTGATTGTTGGCCAACAGTTACAGCATGAAAAGGATCAAAGGATGGTGTAGACAAATGACTCCATGATAATCATATTTAAACAGAACAGTCCTATGGACCGGTTCTATGGTTGCATTACCAATTTTACACACTACTTTACTCTCAAGTCAATAGCCAAGTTGCTTGTGGCAGAAACAGAAATATGACTTGAGGACTAGAGATAAAGGTAATAGCAACCATTATTCTTCTCAGGGATGggcaaaataactgaaataccTGACAACATACCAATTATTGACTCATTTTAGTCTTTcttaaaatgctgttaaaaCAAGTTTTAGCGTTTGAGATACTAGCTATAtatagtttggggtcagtaaattggttttatttttgcaagaaAGCATTAAgtggatcaaaagtgacagtatatacaatattagaaaacatacttttaaaaaatatatattctttttgaATTTcgcagtattactgtttttgctgtatttctgattaa
The sequence above is a segment of the Onychostoma macrolepis isolate SWU-2019 chromosome 07, ASM1243209v1, whole genome shotgun sequence genome. Coding sequences within it:
- the bbox1 gene encoding gamma-butyrobetaine dioxygenase isoform X2; protein product: MLSYLTRWVSRGAFQALKGASSRPQLVKTPHIGNQTLAAAPLPFTGGSPGVRQARALDQERLLQIDWDDGSCSLYPFTWLRDNCQCPHCTLQSAQARSLLFSNLDVHTGMDQVQLMDNKVGLEREYWDSSLQIPTADFQEVLHDDKAALAWLEALRRIGIVYLRGAPAEQGQVARLSQRIGYLRLTFYGHTWQVQDKPMANNVAYTSGELSLHTDYPALHHPPGVQFLHCVRQADQGGESEAVDGFHMAEQLRREDPEAFNILSSLRVDFTDSGADYCDFSVQSKNHIIDVDSEGRVTRINYNNATRDSVLDMPVHQVQPFYSSLKAFVELLSRPENVFTYRMEPGDLVTFDNWRLLHGRKSYLSRGQNSRHLEGAYLDWDEVMSRLRILQKAVRGDS